In Pseudomonas sp. p1(2021b), the genomic window CTACAGCCGTAAGACCAAGGAGCAGTACGTGCAGTCCGAGGTGGACGGCAAGCCGACGGGCTGGAAGGCGTTCTACGACGGCAAGGTGTGGAAGGTCGAAGACAAGCGCTGATCGGTAAGCGCTAAAAGGGGGCCGCTTCATGCCCCATCGCGGGCTTGTCCCGCGATGGGGCACGAAGCGGCCCTTGTCTTTTATGACATTCGGCTTGCGGCAGGGCGGGGCAATCCCTGAAACTGAGGCATCGCCTTGCAGCCTAGGGAGGCCATTCGAAATGGCCCAGGAACTCTACACCCGCACCAACCAGAAACTGTTCTTCGCAGGGCTTGCCCTGGAGTCCATGGCCAAGGCTGCCGACAGCCAGGCGATGAATGCCCAGGGCCTGATCCAGGCGGAGCGTGAATCGGCGCTGTTCCACTTGTATGGCGCACTGCTTGGCCTATGCCATGAGATCGCCGGCTTTTACCGCCTGCCGCAAGCGGCGGCCACGCAGGTGGAGCTGTTGCTCAATGAGGAGGCGCTCAATGGCATCGCCATCCCGGAGGTGGCCGAGATGCTGGAGCTGGCGCGTCAGCCGGAAACCTGGCTCGCGCAATTGCTTCGTGCTTATGCCGATTTGTTCCGACCGCCGGTCGCCAAAAAAGCACCGAAAACCGACGTCACCCAGCCTCTGATCCAGGCCGTGAACCTGGATGAACCCGAGCAGGCGCTGCTGTCCCGGGAAGAGCTGGAAAGTTGGCGCAACAATCTCAAGGGTTTGGTGCGACGTTTCCGTGACGCGTTGAGTGAGTGCTGACAGCGGCGGTGGCTGGTACAATACCGGCCTTTCGTGAAAAGCAGGCCCTATATGTCAACGTCCTTTCTAGAAATTGTCGAGTTGCCTGATGGCCGGATCGAGCTGCGCCGTGCCGAGGACGAGGGTTCTTTGGTGACCCTGGATTTCTCCGAGGACGCCAAGGCGTTCCTGCAAGGCCAGCATGTGGAAGTGGCCAAAGCCATGCTGAGTGTCGGCGTGCAAATGGCAGGTCGCCTGGTCGAGGGCGATCTCGAGCACGAGGAAGGGCCGCGCGTTCTGCATTGAGCCTCGCGCTTTGCAATTCAGAAATTGAAAGACAGGCAAAGCCTGAACATCAGCCGAGGCGGATGTTCAGGCTTTGTGCGTTTCCGGTCGTGGCTGCGCGGATCAGTTGCTGGCGCGCCGTGGCATTGAGGTTGCCAAGCCAGCTGACCACGGTATGGCTGTGGCCCAGGCGCAAGGCTTCGCAGGCCAGCTGCAGGGCGCTCTGGTTCGCGCCCGGTTGCAGCAACAGGATGCGTTCACGGTTGAGGCCGGCATCGCGTAGCCAGGCCTGGGTCAGGCTGGCGGGTGGTGCAATGAGGGTCAGCCAGCGGGTTTCGTCCTCTTCGCTCAGTTCTCGCAGAACTGGCGCCAGCAGGCTTTGGCAGTGGCCAGGTGCGCCACGCAGGGACAGTTCGCTGAACAGCTCGGGCTGCTGGGGCTTGCGTGGTTGCTCTGCGGCGCCGTTGCGGGCCTTCAGGCCCGGCAGCACCGGCTGGGCCAGGAAGGCCTCGAACAGGGGCAACTGTGCTTGCTGGGGTGCATGGATGAACTGCTGCATGACGCCTCCTGGATCAGCGGCGAATGACGCCGACACTCAAGCCCTCGATCACCAGTTCCTGTTCTTTCAGGTCGACTTCGATGGGGGCGAATTCGGGGTTTTCGGCGATCAGCCAGACCTTGCTGCCTTCGCGCTTGAAGCGCTTGACGGTCACTTCATCGCCGATGCGGGCGACGACAACCTGGCCGTTGCGGGCTTCGCGGCAGGTATGCACTGCCAGCAAGTCGCCGTCGAAGATGCCGATGTCCTTCATGCTCATGCCGTGCACGCGCAACAGGTAGTCGGCGCGGGGATGGAAGAAGGCCGGGTTGATGTTGCAGGATTCCTCGATGTGCTGCTCGGCGAGGATCGGGGCACCGGCGGCGACGCGGCCGATGATCGGCAGGCCGCTTTCCTCCGCCTTGGTCTCCAGGCCGGGAATGCGGATGCCACGGGAGGCGCCCGGAGTCATTTCGATCGCACCCTTGCGGGCCAGCGCCTTGAGGTGTTCCTCGGCGGCGTTGGGGGACTTGAACCCCAGTTCCTGAGCGATTTCCGCACGGGTCGGCGGGAAGCCGTTGTCTTCCAGGCAGCGTTTGATGAAGGCCAGGATTTCGGCTTGGCGTGGCGTCAGTTTCAACATGGCGGGCGCTCTGTCTTTTTATACAGTGACTGGAATTATATACAGTGGATGGCCAGCTGCAAGCACTTGAAGACGAGAAAAGCTTCGCACGAGGCAGGCTTTCATCGCCCAGGCTACGGGATACGCGGCCTGCAGCGTGACATGCGGAGCTGTGGTTAAATGGCGACCCACCAGTCACCGAGCCTTGACAAGAGGCCTGCTTGAAACGTATGTTTCAAACAACTGTTTGTCAGGCGGAGTAGTCATGGCCCAATCCGAAACCGTTGAACGCATTCTCGATGCTGCCGAGCAGCTGTTCGCGGAAAGGGGGTTCGCGGAAACCTCGTTGCGGCTGATCACCAGCAAGGCCGGGGTCAACCTGGCGGCGGTGAACTACCATTTCGGTTCCAAGAAGGCCTTGATCCAGGCGGTTTTCTCGCGCTTCCTCGGCCCGTTCTGCGCAAGCCTGGAGCGTGAGCTGGACCGACGCCAGGCTCGCCCCGAGCCGCGGCCGAGCCTAGAAGAGCTCCTGGAAATGTTGGTGGAGCAGGCCTTGGCCGTGCAACCGCGCAGCAACAACGACCTATCGATCTTCATGCGCCTGCTGGGCCTGGCCTTCAGCCAGAGCCAGGGGCACTTGCGCCGTTACCTGGAGGACATGTACGGCAAGGTGTTCCGCCGCTACATGCTGCTGGTCAACGAGGCCGCCCCCCGTATTCCGCCGCTGGAGCTGTTCTGGCGCGTGCACTTCATGCTCGGCGCGGCGGCGTTCAGCATGTCGGGCATCAAGGCCTTGCGGGCCATTGCCGAGACCGACTTCGGCGTCGACACCTCGATCGAGCAGGTGATGCGCTTGATGGTGCCGTTCCTGGCCGCTGGTATGCGCGCCGACAGCGGTGTCACTGACGAAGCGATGGCCGCAGCGCAATTGCGTCCGCGCAGCAAGACCGGTTCCGCACCGGCCTCGGCCAAGGCCTGAGCGCTGGGCGTGGAAGGGCGCTTGAGCTAAGCTAGCGCCCATGCCCGACCTCGATTTCCTGCACGTTTCCCTCGCCGACCAGCGCCTCTATGGGTTCGCCCAGGGCGAGCTGCGTGTGCGCCTGGCCGTGTCCACGGCGCGCAACGGGGCTGGCGAGCGCAATGGCTCGGGCTGCACGCCCCGTGGCCTGCATCAGGTCCGCGCGAAGATCGGTGCCGGCTTGCCGCAGGGCGCCGTGCTGAGCAGTCGACGCTGGACCGGCGAGGTATGGTCCGAGGCGCTGCACGCACGTTTTCCCGGGCGAGACTGGATCTTGAGCCGCATCCTCTGGCTCAGCGGCTGCGAGCCGGGATTCAACCGTCTCGGCCAAGTCGACACCTTTCGCCGCTACATCTACCTGCATGGCACGCCGGACACTGAACCTATGGGCGTGCCGCTGTCCCATGGATGCATACGCATGAGGAACAGCGACCTGGTGCCGCTGTTCGACCGTATACAGGAGCATTGCCGGGTGCAGATCGACGAAGCCGCCTGCCCGCAATGGAACTCCCTGCCTCTTCACTGAAGGATTCAATTATGACCGCCAGCCTGCAAGGCTCCCTGATGGTGGATATCGCCGGTAAATGGCTGACCGCCGAAGACCGCCATCTCTTGCGCCAGCCCGAGGTGGCCGGCCTGATCATCTTTGCCCGCAACATCGACAGCCCCCGCCAGGTGCGCGAGCTGTGCGCCTCCATCCGCGCCATCCGGCCCGACCTGATCCTGGCGGTCGATCAGGAGGGCGGCCGGGTCCAGCGCCTGCGCCAGGGCTTCGTGCGCCTGCCGGCCATGCGTGCGATCGCCGACAACGCCAACGCCGAGCAGTTGGCTGAGCAGTGCGGGTGGGTGATGGCGACCGAGGTGCTGGCGGTCGGCCTGGACCTGAGCTTCGCGCCGGTACTGGACCTCGATCACCAGCGCAGTGCGGTGGTCGGTAGCCGCGCCTTCGAAGGTGACCCGACACGGGCCACGCGGTTGGCCGGAGCCTTCATCCGCGGTATGAACGCAGCCGGCATGGCCGCCTGTGGCAAGCACTTCCCCGGCCATGGCTGGGCGGAAGCGGACTCCCATGTGGCCATCCCCACGGATGAGCGCAGCCTGGAGCAACTGCGCCAGGCCGACCTGGTGCCGTTCACGCGCCTGAGTGGCCAGTTGGCGGCCGTGATGCCGGCCCATGTGATCTACCCGCAGGTGGACAACCAGCCGGCTGGCTTCTCGCGTCGCTGGCTACAGGACATCCTGCGCGGCGAATTGGGCTTCAAGGGGGTGATCTTCAGTGATGACCTGTCGATGGCTGGCGCCCATGTGGTGGGGGATGCGGCCAGCCGTATCGAGGCCGCACTGAGCGCCGGCTGCGACATGGGGCTGGTGTGCAACGACCGGGCTGCGGCGGAGCTGGCCTTGAGCGCGGCGCAGCGCCTGAAGGTCAGGCCGTCGCCGCGGATCGCGGGAATGCGCGGACGCGGGTTCGCGCGTACCGACTACCGCCAGCAGCCGCGCTGGCTGGAGGCGTTGGGGGCCTTGAGAGAGGCGCAGTTGATCGATTGACCGGGGGGCTGCGCTGGCTCATCGCGGGACAAGCCCGCTCCTACAGTGACTGCGCCAGTCCAAGGGGGCGCTGTACCTGTAGAAGCGGCCTTGAGCCGTGATCGAGGACGAAGTCCTCGCTGGGGTCAGCGGCGTTTACCCGGCAACGGCGCGAACAGCGCCTCGATCTCGTCATCGCCCAGGCGCCACTGCCCGGCCTGCCCGCCATCGAGCAAGCTGGCCGCCAGCGCGGCCTTCTCCTGCTGCAGTTGCTGGATCTTTTCTTCCACCGTTCCCCGGGTGATCAACTTGAACACGAACACCGGCTTGTCCTGCCCGATGCGATAGGCTCGGTCGGTAGCCTGGTTCTCGCTGGCCGGGTTCCACCAAGGGTCATAGTGGATCACCGTGTCGGCGGCCGTCAGGTTCAGGCCGGTACCGCCGGCCTTGAGGCTGATCAGGAACACTTCGCTGTGGCCGTTCTGGAACTGTTGCACGGGCGTGCGACGGTCGCGGGTATCGCCGGTCAACAGGCTGTAGCGAATCCTGCGCTTGTCCAGTTCGGCCTCGATCAAGGCCAGCATCGAGGTGAACTGGGAAAACAGCAGCACCTTGCGCCCTTCGCTGAGCAGCTCCTCGAGCATCTCCATCAGGCTGCCCAGCTTGCCTTTGTCGGCCTGGTTGCCCTTGGCTTCCACGCCCTTGACCAGGCGTAGGTCACAGCAGACCTGGCGCAGCTTGAGCAGGGCGTCGAGGATGACGATCTGGCTGCGTGCCGCGCCGTTGCGGGCGATTTCGTCGCGGACTTTCTTGTCCATCGCCACCCGTACCGTTTCGTAGGTGTCGCGCTGGGCATCGCTGAGCTCGACCCAATGGATCATCTCGGTCTTGGCGGGCAGTTCGGTGGCCACCTGTTCCTTGGTGCGGCGCAGCAGGAAGGGGCGGATGCGGCTGGTCAAGTGGGCCATGCGTTCGCTGTCGCCGTGGCGTTCGATGGGCGTGCGGTAGTCCTGGTTGAAGCGCTTGAGGTCGCCCAGCCAGCCGGGCATCAGGAAGTGGAACAGCGACCACAGCTCGCCCAGGTTGTTTTCCATCGGCGTGCCGGTCAGGCACAGGCGTTGGCCGGCCTGCAGTTCGCACACCGCCTGGGCGGCCTTGCTGGTGCTGCTCTTGATGTTCTGTGCTTCGTCCAGGATCAACACGCTCCAGGACACCGTACGCAGGTGCTCGAGGTCTCGCGGCGCCAAGGCATAGGTGGTCAGCACCAGGTCGTAGTCGAGCAGCGCGTTGAAATGCTTGCTGCGCCCCGGGCCATGCAGCGTCAGCACGCGCAGGCCGGGGGCGAAGCGTTGGGCTTCGTCGAGCCAGTTGGGCACGAGGCTGGTGGGCATCACTGCCAGGGCGGGTTGCGGCAGGCGGCCTTTTTCCTTTTCCAGCAGCAGGTGGGCCAGGGTCTGCAGGGTCTTGCCCAGGCCCATGTCGTCGCCGAGGATGCCGCCGGTGCCCATTTCGCGCAGTGCCTGCAGCCAGTTCAGGCCTTGTTGCTGATAGGGGCGCAGCGCAGCGTTCAGCCCTTTGGGTGGTTCGACCTGCAGGTCGCGGGCATCGCGCAGGCGCCGGCCCAGGTCGCGCAGGTGTTCGCCACCTTCCCAGAGCAGGGGCAAGTGGTCGATGTCGTTCAGCCGGGCGACATCGGCACGCTCCAGGCGCAGGGAAGGGCCGATGGCGTCTTCGTGCAGGTACAGCTCGCCCAGGGTGCCCATCACTGCCTTGATGCGGCCATAGGGCAGGGCAACGCGCAAGGCCGGGCTGTCCTGGCGGCCGCGGTTGAGGTCGATCAGCAGGTGTTCGTCGTCGCTGCGTCGGGCCAGCTCGCTGGGACGCAGCAGTTCGGGGCTGCTGCGCAGCAGTTGCAGCATGATCGGCAGCAGGCTGTGGCGCTGGCCGTCGACCACGATCCCCAGCTCCAGGTCGAACCATTCATGGCCGGGTGTTTCGTCGAGGGTGGCGTACCACTCGTCGATGTCCTGCAGGTTGAAGGCGAAATCCCGGGGGATGTCGATTTCCCAGCCGGCCTTGCGCAGACGTGGCAGGCCTTCACGGGCGAACAGCAGCCAAGCTTCGTCGTCGGCGAGTTGGAACATTTCGCCGGCGCTGTCGGGCAGGGCCTTGCTCTGCCGGGTGGCAGGCTTGAAGCCAAGCCCGCGCAAGGTCTTGCGTATGGCCTGCTCGGCCTGGGGCTGGCGGTGGATACGTTGGCTGGTCTCGCCCACGAGGCGGTTCAGGGGCTTTTCGTCGTTGCCACTGGCCAGCAGGCCGTCGTAGTTGAAGGCCAGGGCGGCGCGGTGCTGTGTCTGGCGCTGCATGCGCCCGGTCTTGGGCATATAGGCGCTGAATTCCAGGCTGCCGAGGGTCAGGTGCGGGCGTGGCTGGATGTGGTCGTGTTCTTCGCTGCGCACGGTGGTGGGCGTGGGGACCTGGCGGTTCAGGGCATTGAGCCGATGGCTCAGCGGCACGACCAGCGCCTCCGGTACCGTCGGCGCGCGGGCCAGTTGGCTGGCGATGAAGGGGTCCAGCTCGTGCCGCAGCCGGCCTGTTTGGCAGGCCCGGGTATCCACGTAGTACAGCGGGTCCAGTGGCAGCACCGGGAACAGGGCATGGCCATCGTGATACCAGGCGCCACGGTAGCTGCCGTTGTCCTGGCGGACCCAACGGAACTCCGCCGACTGCTCGGGGCCCTGGGTGAACGGCTCGGCTTGGTCCTCGAACAGCAGGCGACCTGTGGCCAGGGCATATTCGAGCAACTCCGCCCCTTTCTTGCCCTCCAGTGGCGTCGAGGGCGAAACGATGGCTTTGTTCTGCGAGCTGATCAGGCGTAGCAGGCGAGCATCTTCTTCGGTCACATAGCGAGGGGTGTAGTAGATCATCTCCGGCAACGAGGTGATCTTGCCCAGTTTCAGTCGGCCGTCGCTTTGCAGGGTGCCCTTGAGGGCTTCCAGGCGGCATTGCATACGGTCGAGCTTGACCTGGTAGTAGATGGCCGGCCCCTTGCGCGCGGACTTTTGCTCTGCCGGCGTGGCCGTGGGGGCTTCGAGCGCCTTGATCCATTGGCTCAGTTCGGGGGGGAGCGATGCCCCGCAACCGAGTGTCGAGGGGTCGTCGATGCACTCTTGCAAGTGGAACAGCGCGGCGGCGCAGTGCTTGCAGTTGGTCTCTACCGGGCAAGTACAGCGCCCGAGTACACGCAGCTTGGCGCCGCTGTGCATCAGGTGGATCGTCTGACTGTAGCGCTGGCCTGCGGAACCCGAGCAGACTGCCTCGACCGCCTGGTCATGGGCCGAAAGAATCTTGACCTTGCCCTGGATGGCATAGTCCAGGCCACGGCCAAGCGCTCCGGCATCGAAGGCGGAGGTCCAGCTCCCGTTGGCCTGGAGCAGCTGCTGCACATCGCGCGCGCTCACCTCATTGCTCCATCATCTCCGGGTCGAGCACTGGCAGCTTGCGCATGCCGGCGGGGGTGACCTTCAGCAGCACGGCCAGGTGCCCGCCGTCGAGAAAGGTCAGCTGGTTGGCTTTCATGTTGCTGTTGCTCTGCCTGAACTGCTCGCTGCGCAGCACGCTGCCGTTGCCGTCGAGCTGGTTGACCCAGAAATTGGCGTCCACGGCGATGAAGCGGCCATCGGCGATGCTCAGGTTGCCTTCGATGGGGAAATGCCCGAACTGCTCTTCGCCGGCGCTCAGGGCAATGCGGCTTGGCGTGCTGCCGACCTGCTGTTGCCAGGCCTTGTGCAGCAGCACGGTGTAGTCGGCGGTCGCCTGCAGGCGGGTGGCTTCATCGTCCAGCGCCAGTGGCCGTTCGGCTGCCTTGTCCAGGCGTGGCGCGCCAGCGCTCCAGTCTTCCGGGGCGAACGGGCTGGTCACCGCGGGCACGGCGTTCTGGCGCAGCAGGATCATTTCTACCTGATAGAGGCCTTCGGCGAAGGCGGCCGGCGCGAACAGCGTCAGCATCAAGGTCAGGCAACGGATGGCACGCATGGATCTTCCTTAGGCAGGCTGTGGGGTCAGGCGCTCGAACAGCGCCTCCAGGGTGGTGAAACGTTCGTCCGGGCGCTCCATCGGCACGAGGAAGCGGAACTGCGTGGCGCCTTCGAACTTGTAGCGCTTGGGCTGGCCCTGGATGAGCTTGATCAGGGTCAGCGGGTCGACCGGTGTCTCGGCTTCGAACTCGATCTTGCCGCCGTTGGGGCCGGCGTCGACCTTCTTGATGCCGAGCTTTTCCGCCTGCAGCTTGAGCAAGGTCAGGCGGACCAGGTTCTTGGTCGGTTCGGGCAGCAGGCCGAAGCGGTCGATCATCTCCACTTGCAGGTCCTTGAGGCCGTCTTCGTCGGCGGCCGAGGCGATGCGCTTGTAGAGGATCAGGCGGGCATGGACGTCCGGCAGGTAGTCTTCCGGGATCAGCGCCGGCAGGCGCAGGTTGATCTCCGGGCCGCCGCCCAGCGGTTGCTCGAGGTTCGGCTGGGTGCCCTTGCGGATGGCCTTGACTGCGCGTTCGAGCATTTCCATGTACAGGGTGAAGCCCACGGCCTGGATCTGCCCGCTCTGGCCTTCACCGAGCAGCTCGCCGGCGCCACGGATCTCCAGGTCGTTGGTGGCCAGGACGAAGCCTGCGCCGAGGTCCTGGGTGTTGGCGATCGCCTCCAGGCGCTTTTCGGCATCGGCGCTGATCTGCTGGCGCTGTGGCGTGAGCAGGTAGGCATAGGCTTGGTGATGGCTGCGCCCGACACGGCCACGCAGTTGGTGTAGCTGGGCCAGGCCGAACTTGTCGGCGCGCTCGATGACGATGGTGTTGGCGCTGGGCACGTCGATGCCGGTCTCGATGATGGTCGAGGCCACCAGCACGTTGAAGCGCTTGTGGTAGAAATCGCTCATCACCTGTTCCAGCTCGCGTTCGCGCATCTGCCCATGGCCGATGCCGATACGCGCCTCGGGCACCAGTTCGGCCAGTTCGGCCGCGCATTTCTCGATGCTCTTGACGTCGTTGTGCAGGTAATACACCTGGCCGCCGCGCAGCAGCTCGCGCAGCAGCGCTTCCTTGACCGTGCTCTTGTTCTGCTCCATGACGAAGGTGCGCACCGACAGCCGTCGCGCCGGTGGAGTGGCGATGATCGACAGGTCGCGCATCCCCGACACCGCCATGTTGAGCGTGCGCGGGATGGGCGTTGCGGTCAGGGTGAGGATGTCCACTTCGCTGCGCAGGGCCTTGAGCTGTTCTTTCTGGCGCACGCCGAAACGGTGTTCCTCATCGATGATGA contains:
- a CDS encoding DUF6586 family protein, translating into MAQELYTRTNQKLFFAGLALESMAKAADSQAMNAQGLIQAERESALFHLYGALLGLCHEIAGFYRLPQAAATQVELLLNEEALNGIAIPEVAEMLELARQPETWLAQLLRAYADLFRPPVAKKAPKTDVTQPLIQAVNLDEPEQALLSREELESWRNNLKGLVRRFRDALSEC
- the sulA gene encoding SOS-induced cell division inhibitor SulA — protein: MQQFIHAPQQAQLPLFEAFLAQPVLPGLKARNGAAEQPRKPQQPELFSELSLRGAPGHCQSLLAPVLRELSEEDETRWLTLIAPPASLTQAWLRDAGLNRERILLLQPGANQSALQLACEALRLGHSHTVVSWLGNLNATARQQLIRAATTGNAQSLNIRLG
- the lexA gene encoding transcriptional repressor LexA, which gives rise to MLKLTPRQAEILAFIKRCLEDNGFPPTRAEIAQELGFKSPNAAEEHLKALARKGAIEMTPGASRGIRIPGLETKAEESGLPIIGRVAAGAPILAEQHIEESCNINPAFFHPRADYLLRVHGMSMKDIGIFDGDLLAVHTCREARNGQVVVARIGDEVTVKRFKREGSKVWLIAENPEFAPIEVDLKEQELVIEGLSVGVIRR
- a CDS encoding TetR/AcrR family transcriptional regulator — encoded protein: MAQSETVERILDAAEQLFAERGFAETSLRLITSKAGVNLAAVNYHFGSKKALIQAVFSRFLGPFCASLERELDRRQARPEPRPSLEELLEMLVEQALAVQPRSNNDLSIFMRLLGLAFSQSQGHLRRYLEDMYGKVFRRYMLLVNEAAPRIPPLELFWRVHFMLGAAAFSMSGIKALRAIAETDFGVDTSIEQVMRLMVPFLAAGMRADSGVTDEAMAAAQLRPRSKTGSAPASAKA
- a CDS encoding L,D-transpeptidase; amino-acid sequence: MPDLDFLHVSLADQRLYGFAQGELRVRLAVSTARNGAGERNGSGCTPRGLHQVRAKIGAGLPQGAVLSSRRWTGEVWSEALHARFPGRDWILSRILWLSGCEPGFNRLGQVDTFRRYIYLHGTPDTEPMGVPLSHGCIRMRNSDLVPLFDRIQEHCRVQIDEAACPQWNSLPLH
- the nagZ gene encoding beta-N-acetylhexosaminidase gives rise to the protein MQGSLMVDIAGKWLTAEDRHLLRQPEVAGLIIFARNIDSPRQVRELCASIRAIRPDLILAVDQEGGRVQRLRQGFVRLPAMRAIADNANAEQLAEQCGWVMATEVLAVGLDLSFAPVLDLDHQRSAVVGSRAFEGDPTRATRLAGAFIRGMNAAGMAACGKHFPGHGWAEADSHVAIPTDERSLEQLRQADLVPFTRLSGQLAAVMPAHVIYPQVDNQPAGFSRRWLQDILRGELGFKGVIFSDDLSMAGAHVVGDAASRIEAALSAGCDMGLVCNDRAAAELALSAAQRLKVRPSPRIAGMRGRGFARTDYRQQPRWLEALGALREAQLID
- a CDS encoding DEAD/DEAH box helicase — its product is MSARDVQQLLQANGSWTSAFDAGALGRGLDYAIQGKVKILSAHDQAVEAVCSGSAGQRYSQTIHLMHSGAKLRVLGRCTCPVETNCKHCAAALFHLQECIDDPSTLGCGASLPPELSQWIKALEAPTATPAEQKSARKGPAIYYQVKLDRMQCRLEALKGTLQSDGRLKLGKITSLPEMIYYTPRYVTEEDARLLRLISSQNKAIVSPSTPLEGKKGAELLEYALATGRLLFEDQAEPFTQGPEQSAEFRWVRQDNGSYRGAWYHDGHALFPVLPLDPLYYVDTRACQTGRLRHELDPFIASQLARAPTVPEALVVPLSHRLNALNRQVPTPTTVRSEEHDHIQPRPHLTLGSLEFSAYMPKTGRMQRQTQHRAALAFNYDGLLASGNDEKPLNRLVGETSQRIHRQPQAEQAIRKTLRGLGFKPATRQSKALPDSAGEMFQLADDEAWLLFAREGLPRLRKAGWEIDIPRDFAFNLQDIDEWYATLDETPGHEWFDLELGIVVDGQRHSLLPIMLQLLRSSPELLRPSELARRSDDEHLLIDLNRGRQDSPALRVALPYGRIKAVMGTLGELYLHEDAIGPSLRLERADVARLNDIDHLPLLWEGGEHLRDLGRRLRDARDLQVEPPKGLNAALRPYQQQGLNWLQALREMGTGGILGDDMGLGKTLQTLAHLLLEKEKGRLPQPALAVMPTSLVPNWLDEAQRFAPGLRVLTLHGPGRSKHFNALLDYDLVLTTYALAPRDLEHLRTVSWSVLILDEAQNIKSSTSKAAQAVCELQAGQRLCLTGTPMENNLGELWSLFHFLMPGWLGDLKRFNQDYRTPIERHGDSERMAHLTSRIRPFLLRRTKEQVATELPAKTEMIHWVELSDAQRDTYETVRVAMDKKVRDEIARNGAARSQIVILDALLKLRQVCCDLRLVKGVEAKGNQADKGKLGSLMEMLEELLSEGRKVLLFSQFTSMLALIEAELDKRRIRYSLLTGDTRDRRTPVQQFQNGHSEVFLISLKAGGTGLNLTAADTVIHYDPWWNPASENQATDRAYRIGQDKPVFVFKLITRGTVEEKIQQLQQEKAALAASLLDGGQAGQWRLGDDEIEALFAPLPGKRR
- a CDS encoding peptidoglycan binding protein CsiV, which gives rise to MRAIRCLTLMLTLFAPAAFAEGLYQVEMILLRQNAVPAVTSPFAPEDWSAGAPRLDKAAERPLALDDEATRLQATADYTVLLHKAWQQQVGSTPSRIALSAGEEQFGHFPIEGNLSIADGRFIAVDANFWVNQLDGNGSVLRSEQFRQSNSNMKANQLTFLDGGHLAVLLKVTPAGMRKLPVLDPEMMEQ